AAATTCCGCTGTCCATTTCGCCAAAATCATGGAGATCCTCGATCGATGCGTTCCTTATGAACTCTTTTATCTACAACCCGGTTTACGGATCAAGCTATAAACATATTTTTGTTAAAGACGGGAAAATGGACGTGGCTTATAACAAACCGGAGTGGAAGGAAGGGCTTCGTTATATGAATAAGCTGTATCAGGATGGTCTGATCGCTCCGGAGTCGTTCACGCAGGATGATAACCAACTGATTCAGATTGGCGAAAATCCGGATACGGTAATTCTGGGCGCGTCTACAGGAGGACATCAGGGTGTCTTCACCCAACTGCTGGGTGATAGTGGACGATGGAGTGAGTATAAGGCGGTTCCTCCATTAAAGGGTCCCAGCGGTGTTCAGTATGCAGCTAACGATACAACGGCTTTAACACCGGGTGCCTTTGTTATTACGAAAAAAGCGAAAAATCCAGAGCTTGCCTTGCGCTGGGCTGACGGTTTATATGAAAAAGAGCATACGCTTCGCAGCGTTTATGGACGTCCGAATGAGGAGTGGCGTGATGCAAAAGAAGGGGAGAAAGGAATTAACGGTGAACAGGCTGTATGGTCCGAACTGAAATCTTTCGGTACCGTTCAGAACGTAAACTGGGCTCAGACAGGACCAGCTATGCGTACCAATGAATTCCGTCTGAGTGCGGTAGCAAAAGGTGACGATGATTTAGAGGTAATTCTGTACAACGAGACGAAGAATAAATATGAACCATATGAGCCGAAGGATGTTTCCACGGTACCGCCTCTCTTCTTGACCAATGAGCAGGCTTCAGAGGTTGCAGATCTGGCTAAAACTGTAAACGATTACGTAGACGAAATGATCGCACGTTTTGTCATCGGAGATGCTGATTTGGACAGCGAATGGGACGGATATGTTCAGCAGTTAGAGGCCATGAATCTCGCACGCTACTTGGAAATTTACCAGCAAGCTTATGATGCAAAAAGCAAATAACAGCAGATGGAGGGATTTTAATCAATGAATCCGAGATTTAATAGAACCGCTACGCTCATGAACGACCGTTTCGGGCTGTTTATTCACTGGGGACTGTACGCCATATCGGCAAGAGGAGAATGGGTAAGGAGCCAGGAGCGCATCTCAAATGAACAATATCAGTCTTATTTCGAGGAATTTGATCCATCACGCTATGATCCGCGCAGCTGGGCAAAGGCCGCAAAAGCCGCAGGTCAGAAATACGCGGTAATGACAACCAAGCATCATGATGGCTTCTGCCTGTTTGACAGCAAGCTGACGGAATACAAGGCGACTAACACACCTGCGGGAAGAGATTTGATTCGGGAATACGTTGATGCATTCCGTGAGGAAGGCATTGCCGTCGGATTTTATTACTCTATCATCGACTGGTATCATGACGACTATCCGGCCTACGGTGACCGCATTCACCCGATGCGCGGGGTTGAGTCTTTCAAAGATAAGGAACAAGATTTCAATCGCTATCTAGACTATATGCATGGTCAAGTGAAAGAACTGCTAACGAATTATGGGACAATCGATATCATGTGGTTTGATTTCTCTTATGACGATATGACCGGAGAAAAATGGCGGGCGACAGAGCTGATGGAAACGATCCGATCCTTGCAGCCGGATATTGTCATTGATAACCGGCTCGGCGGTAACATTATGGCAGCTGAACCGGAAGTATATGCTGGTGATTTTTATTCACCTGAACAGATTATTCCTCCTCGCGGGATTGTGAATGAGCTTGGAGAGCCCGTACCTTGGGAGGCATGCATTACGCTGAACGGAAACTGGGGTTACCATGCCACTGACAATGCATATAAGTCACCACGCCAGGTTGTAAGGGCACTAGTGGAATGTGTCAGCAAGAACGGAAACCTGCTGCTGAATGTCGGACCCGATGCGGAAGGGGAAATACCTCAGGAATCACTTGAGATTTTATCCAAGGTCGGCGAATGGATACGCCGTAATGGAGACAGCATTTATGGCTGCGGAATAGCGGAGCTGGATAAGCCGGAATGGGGGCGTTATACACAGCGGGGAAATAAGTTGTATGCCCACGTCTTTGATCGCGGCATTGGCCCTATTTATTTCCAGGGATTGAAGGGAAGAATCAAAAAAGCGCGTCTGCTCTCGGACGGAAGTGAGCTTCGAGTGGAGACGCCTTGGATGGCGGAGCAGTATTCCGACACGGGAAGCGGTGCTTTTATCCACCTGGCTGGCGGAGAACTTCCGGATGAGCTGGATACTGTCATCGAACTCGAACTGATCGATAATGAGTCTGCTGCTCAGGGCGGTGAACAGTCATGAGAGTGGGGGTCAGCACCTATAGTCTCTTGAACGCAATTAAATCGGGAGAGATGACGGTACTGGATG
Above is a window of Paenibacillus uliginis N3/975 DNA encoding:
- a CDS encoding ABC transporter substrate-binding protein; the encoded protein is MKKRLKVAFSAFTALSILLAGCSGGTDKAGTDKEKDSAAQAVKLSEPGSYPLVAEKETLKVMVRGNPLVENFATNEFTKWYEEKTNVHIEWEVVPEQSMQEKLNLVLASEDYPDVIMGLNISPSQQMIYGSQGAFIPLNDLIEKQGTQTKKMFQDYPEIKSTITALDGNIYALPEINDCYHCSMSQKMWIYEPWLKKLNLEMPKTTDDLYNVLKAFKEQDPNGNGKADEIPLSISPKSWRSSIDAFLMNSFIYNPVYGSSYKHIFVKDGKMDVAYNKPEWKEGLRYMNKLYQDGLIAPESFTQDDNQLIQIGENPDTVILGASTGGHQGVFTQLLGDSGRWSEYKAVPPLKGPSGVQYAANDTTALTPGAFVITKKAKNPELALRWADGLYEKEHTLRSVYGRPNEEWRDAKEGEKGINGEQAVWSELKSFGTVQNVNWAQTGPAMRTNEFRLSAVAKGDDDLEVILYNETKNKYEPYEPKDVSTVPPLFLTNEQASEVADLAKTVNDYVDEMIARFVIGDADLDSEWDGYVQQLEAMNLARYLEIYQQAYDAKSK
- a CDS encoding alpha-L-fucosidase produces the protein MNPRFNRTATLMNDRFGLFIHWGLYAISARGEWVRSQERISNEQYQSYFEEFDPSRYDPRSWAKAAKAAGQKYAVMTTKHHDGFCLFDSKLTEYKATNTPAGRDLIREYVDAFREEGIAVGFYYSIIDWYHDDYPAYGDRIHPMRGVESFKDKEQDFNRYLDYMHGQVKELLTNYGTIDIMWFDFSYDDMTGEKWRATELMETIRSLQPDIVIDNRLGGNIMAAEPEVYAGDFYSPEQIIPPRGIVNELGEPVPWEACITLNGNWGYHATDNAYKSPRQVVRALVECVSKNGNLLLNVGPDAEGEIPQESLEILSKVGEWIRRNGDSIYGCGIAELDKPEWGRYTQRGNKLYAHVFDRGIGPIYFQGLKGRIKKARLLSDGSELRVETPWMAEQYSDTGSGAFIHLAGGELPDELDTVIELELIDNESAAQGGEQS